In Nematostella vectensis chromosome 3, jaNemVect1.1, whole genome shotgun sequence, the genomic window TCATGAGTCTTCGAGAAAACGGACAGGAAGTTCGTTGTGATCGTACATATTACAAAAACCCACCATTTCATTTCGCGCTTGTCGGCATTGAACCGCGCGCGTGGTCACCTTCGAGAATGTGGCGGCTTGTAAATTAATGACGTAAACAATTCTTAGAATTGAAATGTAAAGGCCTTTACGCAAGAACTTGTTTTCGTCCTGGGGAGAGAGCGCTCTAAGTCGAATTCTCTAGGACAGCTGAATGAGCTTGGCACAAGATCTTGTTTTCATCCTAGGCGATTGCGCATTAAGTTGAATCTTTTAGGGCAGTTGAGTTTACTTTGGCTTGAGTTTGgcgcaaatatttttttttctcccggAGAGTGCACTTGAAGTTGCGCAGAGGGGTTTTGACTTGCTCCTAAATCAGGCATTACCAGTGTTGTGTTTCCAcctttaacccattgactcctggcttttttggagctgaatttacaaaaaaacagactgaaaacagatacctccccccctattctgagttttatacagcccgtcaaagtcaaacacagctgcacctagtcagcggtatccaagctttccaacagtgctttgcggtctcCACTTTTAAtacctcgtcgttgtgctgaagccagcacaagttgatggttgcttgtaattttcatcaaaaatacagctatgagcatattaggagtgtctcaggacatcatgaagtcttttggggcataattgagtgctttgcttatggatatttgcaagcaaaggtggattcatgatgattttttcttgtttggctttgcccggatgagaaaataattttctaatgaatcaccacagctctcctaaatgctgtcttttctgaaaccaaattgattccaaaattgtttacactgctattctagGTCTGTATGagctggaattgatttgtttggcttcggggtgaaaatacttattaaaaaacatctgactttggggagaggagtgttgttTTCCcatggatctcccagaatgctttgcaatacgtaaagatattttcgtggttgtacaatcctttaaggaatggacattgtgttttgaggccaaggaaatgtacctggagggtcagaataaaggtatctatttgtgtcttgagctgtgtttgctgatctctctcccttgtgtggtattttgagtgttttattgagaggggtgattctgcttttctctccttgttcgatttgagatttgtcaaagaacctgtgctattatttggcttaagagtagatgccaacaccttggttggatgcatatctgcaagaccatttatcccttagactgatgcctgagtatcttcatcttgttgtgtttattttgaatttatgaattttttgggttgtgggtacttcccaaagccggtacaggccggttgaggggtcaatgtgtttactgACTACCATCTCATTCAACCATTTCCAGAGTACTGCGGATCGCAATGTTTCACCCGATCAGAATGATCATTTGGAAGAGAAACAActttgtgtaaaaaaaaaaaaaaaaaatattcgcGTTAAGGTCAAAGATAATTGCACCGAAAAACTCTCAATAACAAGACACGGAGTTTCAGGTCTAAAACATTTTATTCATTATACAAAAACATTGTGTACATAATCAGTGTGAACAATGCTAATTAGCGACGACTGCGAATGATTCAAAACGATTGGCAAACAGATAAGTGTTAGCTCAATTGCCGGCTCCGTTTTCAAAGGGTTCAGTTCATTTTACCCATAACACCAGCGAAAATGTCATAATATTTGTTAAATTCACTGATGTATAGATGAACAAGTGGAGGCTTTTTGAATTATTTAGGTCAATCTAGCGAtgaaaacagcaacaacgcAATTCATCCATGGGTCGGCGAGTTGTCCCTTATGCTAAATTCTCAGGGGGCTGTGTTTACAAACCAATCCACGTCATGTCCATGCTGCCCTGGTTCTAGAGCCTCGACCATCTtaatttagtggccagcggaGCTCAGTGCCGTCGCaagctcgctggccactaaattgagagacgttcgaggctctggaaccagaaCATAAATGCTAATTTCTTTCACTTTTGCATACAGCTCTAGTAGTGTTTGTATGGTGATGTTCCAAAAGCCTAACCAAACGAAAAAGGCGGAAAACGTCCACGGCGGGTCAGCACTCAAGGCCTAAAACGCTATGCGACAGACTCGTCAATTTATACGTCCGTCTATACATTGTAGTCCCGTGGAACAGAGGAACGCAGCTCGAGTTGAGTAAAAAGGGAGCGTGAGTTCGAATGAGCGGAATCCCACTGTATTTTGGATATTAGTCTCTAGTCACACTAGTGTTTTATCATGCTgtattctgattggttgacctaCTAGTGGACCATCAGTTATATTCTATAAGTTAGTGAGAGGTAACggatttgaaagaaaaaaaggcataTGACTAGACCAGATCTAATTAGCCTACTTATGTGATTTGACTATAACAGTTAGTCCAACCGCCTTCACGGCTATCGCCTTTGTCCTCACGGGCTAATAACTCGCGGATTGAATCAACGAAAATTGCTAAACAATAAGCGAATGTGAGCGGTACCTGACGAAACAGGAATCAGAGCTAATGGCAAATGGCATATGAAGAACAGTGAGTATACAAGGCTAATTGTTCCTCTTCATACCACGCCCTTGTTCTGTAATGCACATATACTGCGCACATACTGCGCGGACGAGTTCTGCGTGGAGGTATACCGGACTTCTCAGTAGACCAATGAAGCGTCCTCAATCACTGTCAAACTTGATGGAGTTCACGCTCGTATTGATGTTCCCTCCGCGGTAACTTCCTCTTTTCTTCTTCGTCTTCTCGTGTCGGAATGATTttcctgcaaaaaaaaaataataatagcatAATGGTTAAAAGTTCGCTGTAAACTTATGGCAGGGCGCCGAATCCTTCTAATTTACAGCAAATCTAATGTAATTAAAGGCATGGTTAGGGTGATTATTTTtcctttatctttttttcttatcttcTCTATGGTGGGAAGTATCTGCCTTCGCCAATGCGTATATAGTAATGCTTTGTTGTAGCGCTAATAAAGagttataaatataaataatttattGATTTCTAAAGCGCGTTCTAACATGACAAGATGATCGAACGCGCTTTACAATATATAGGATAGAACATAGGATATAATTACAATAAAATGTGGCAGattaattacaaaaaaatgatatatatatatatatataactaataaatataaaatttgaataaaatataacTATGGAGGACAATATCGGTCAAGAACTTAAAGGTTAAAAGCCTCCTTAAATAAGAAAGGTTTAAGCTGCGTTTTAaagtttgaaatatttttaccATTGCTAATTTCAAGAGGGAGGCTGTTCCATAGCTTAGGCGCGGATATCTCAAACGAGCGGTCACCGAAAGTGACTAAAGACTTAATTCTGGGCGGTTGGAGCTTTCCTCCACTGTTCGATCTTAGATTATACGCAGAATGTGGTTTTATTGTAACAAGTTCGCTTAAATATTGTGGTGCGATTCCGTGGATAGCCTTAAACGTTAATAGTAATATTTTAAACTTTACTCTAAACTCAACGGGGAGCCAGTGTAGCTGCCTAAGGAGTGGTGTTGTGTGGCTGCGTCTACTCTCACAGATGATAAGTCGTGCAGCTGCATTTTGAACTCGTTGTACTTTAGTGAGCTGGTATGCAGGTAGGCCATACAATAAGCTATTACTATAGTCTACCCGACTCGTGACAAATGCATGCACCAATGTCTGAGAGGTACGTATTCTTCTGATATTATGAAGGTGGAAAAACGACGCACTACAGGTCTTTGTGATGTGTGTAGCCATTGAGAATGTCTCGTCAAACCAGGATCCCAGATTTCTAACAGGCGTGGATTTCATTATCACATCATCACCTACGCTTATCCCAGCGATGTTAACCTTTAGCAGTTGCTGTCGAGTCCCGATAATCATGAATTCCGTTTTCTTGTCGTTTAGCATAAGGGAGTTCTTACGCGCCCATAATCTGACGTCGGCGATGCAGTTCTGCGTGGATTCCATAGCTTTCTCTTGGCTTGACGTACCAGAGGGACTGAACGACAGATATAACTGGAAATCATCGGCATAGGAGTGCGCCATAGGTAGATGCTTATCGATGACCTCAAGCAGACTGCTAACGTACACATTAAACAACAGTGGTCCGAGACAGGAGCCCTGTGGTACACCTTCAATATAGACACGCTGTGTGCGTCCTGACAGGTAAGACCTGAACCAACTAAGAGCAGTTTCGTTCACTCCGAGCCTATTCTGTAGGCGATGAAGCAGTGTGGTGTGGTAAACAGTATCAAAGGCGGAACGTGAAATCAAGCAGTACCAGCAGGGGTGGTCTGCTGTCTGTTCATGCTAAGAAGAATGTCATTGCGAACTCTCAGGGGAGCCGTCTCGGTGCTATGGTTTTTCAGATACGAGGACTGGAACATTGGGTAGAGGCCATGTCGATGCATATGGTCTTGTAGCTGAAGAGCCGCCGCGGTTTCAGTCAGTTTAGAGGCATAAGCCAAGTTGCTGACCGGGCGAAGATTGGCTTTGGTTTGCTCAAGGCCTTCCTTCTTTAGCAAGGGGTTGACGGGGCCATCCTTCCACTAATCGGCAAAAGAACCCGACTGAAGAGATAGATTGATCATAGACGTGATTACAGGAATCAATTCATAAAGACACTGGAAAACCAAACTTGTCGGCATCGGGTCTAGGGGACAAGATTTCTTAGAGCCTCGGTTAATGAGAGCCCGTACATCATCAGTTGTCAGTTCTTTGAAACGACTGAGTAGAGTACGTAAGATCTTCATGGCAATCAGATGGCTCTACGTCATCAACACCACTTCCCATCGCCTCATAGATAGTGTTAACTTTctgaataaaataattaacaatATCGTTAGCAAAAGATGTGCCGTCACAACCACTCGGTAACACGAAGCTTCTAGGTTGGGTCAGAAGCGCCTTAGTACACCTGAACAGCTTGCCTTGGTCATAGCTGTTGTTAAATATGAAGTCGGAGAGGTAACTAGTCCTTAGTTCATAGTTCATAGTTCTTAGCCTTCTTAAAGGAAGCTAGATGTTCGACGTTCCCTGTTTTCCTCTATTTTCTTTCCGCACGTCGCCTTACCCTGATGGCGGCACCTATGTCTTCGCCGAACCATGGCAGTCTTGGTCTGTTTGTGATGGTTTTGATCTTCACTTGAGCATGACTATCAAGCAGTGTTGATAGAGTCTGATTGTACTTCTTCACTATGCCATTGAGATCCGTCTTAGGGCTATGGTGGAGTTCGCTGCTGCGTAAATCATTTTTTAGCGTGTCAATGTTTATAGATTTAATCTTGCGAAAACTAACAGACTTGACAGAGAATGAAGGCTTCGAAGATTCAAGTCGGCAGTTGAAAATAGCATGATTAGAAAAGTACCGCCCAGTAGCAGGCGCACTCTGCAGAATAGTGTCAGTTTCCCTTGTCATAATAAGATCGAGCATGTGACCATGCTCATGCGTGGGGCCGCTGACATGTTGTGCGAGATTCATAGATTCGATAAGGTCCAAGAATTAAGTGGCATGAGCATCGTTAGGATCGTCTACATGTATGTTGAAATCTCCGACAATAAGGAGTTGCTCTGGGGAAAGGATAATGGACTCAAGGAATGTAGCAAACTCTCCGATGAATGTGCTGACAGTTACAGGGCGCTGCTCGGAGTGTGGTGGTCGGAGGTAGTTACCAGCTTGACATCAAATTTCCCGAAATTTACAGTAAATTCGAGATACTCAAACGAGCTCTCCTGTCCAGTGACAGTGATGTTTTCGTTGAATAGAATCCCATTTCTGCCTCCTTTCCTATCAGCACGCGGGTGGTCGACAAGCCTGTAGCCAGATGGGACTATCTCACACCTGGCTGCAACATCATTTGGCTGAAACCACGTCTCGAGTTTCTAGGGACCGCCATTTTCCACATGTATCTTCACATGTATCACATACATACAATTTAAACTTGCTAATACATTAACATACCTTTGGTGAACTTGAGGTCTTTGTTGGCCTTTTCTCCCCAATCTCCAGAGGCTCCTTTCTGTTGATATAAGAAAACACGATGATATCTAAGCAACACTATGACCACATGGACAACTGCGTTTTGGAATTGCGATTTTACAACTTGGAAGAATTCCAATCGAAAAACTACATTACATCTTCCGTAAACCAAAAATCTTCAATAAACGAGTTGTCAAACGTTTACAGAATCCTCATGCATTCCTAGTGTACACACAGTGATCTGCTACCCAACTATCGCAGCGACGACTAAACATTAGGTacgcagcggcgtagccaggatttttaacaggagggggcccaaaaggctctttcaaggcattttcttctgtatttgaaataatgtctcatacatttactgtatttttggctgctaaaagggggggccgggccccctgggccaccccctggctacgcccctgaacaCATATAGTAAAAGTAGCAGTAACATAGTGCAGATGACTTACCTTAGCTTCAAAGCTGTTGTCAGTGAGTCTGTGGTCAACCTCAATTTCCTCTTCAACTACACGGCGGAAAGGGGTCTTCTAAATGGAAAAACAATTCAATAGCATTTACACCAAGTCTAGAATGCTAAGGAATATGTTGCTTATTTGTTTAAAAtggcaaaatgttttttttttgtctttctgtCAAGATCATTGGCTCACTTTCTAAAAACTGACTTGACCTGACCTGACTTTCACGGCATCATGAAAACCAAGCAGGTAAGATGTGCAAACCTAcctcttttttatctttctttACTGATGCCGTTACAGCAGGAGTCGACGAAGCAACTGTGAGGACAGAATGACATTTCAGTCAGGAACAAGTTGTAACTGGACTTGATATAAGATTTAGTACCTGGTTTAGAGACCTTCGCGCTTTTTGGCCGCTTTGCTGGAGGTTCATCTTCACTGCTTGAATCACTTGAACTACTCTCTGTTCACAGAAGCAAAGGCAAGTGGAGTCAGTAAAGTGTATGAGCACACTTTTATCTTGGACTAAAAAAGTGCCAGGATTCACAGATATAGATACTGTAGGCATTACTTATATGTAGAGGTGATTGAAACCAGTTAGACTAGTAGGAATACATGAGAATTTCAGAATGTGCAGCATAATTCTATTATACTTCATAGCCAGCCTAAAATGCTTTAAaattctttaatgttttaagTTCCAGTGTTCCATTATATACGGTATTGTTtttgatggtggttgtggtggggGGTCGGGGGATAGTATCCCTATCCATTACACTACCTTCTTTAGCCTTCGTTTTAGTGCCATTTTTTAATTTAGATTTGGTCGGCATCTTTGTATCCTCATCACTGCTGTCATCAGATGAACTGTcatcttacaaaaaaaaaattaaggtaGCATTACTTTAAAATGGAAGAAAAATCATATTAACTATCATGAAATAATGTACCGCATCTTTGCTTGCTCAGTTTCACAACTATGTTAGTATGTACCTGAGCTAGATTCTTGTTTAGCTGGTGTCTTCTTTTCTTTGCTGACAGcttttttcttggatttttCTTCTTCATCGTCATCACTGCTATCATCACCTTGGAAAAAGTTTTACTAACTTAACATATGCacaactttttattttaagaaattaTGGCAAAATATACTGCTTGCGTCCTTGCAACCTAAAACATCAAATACCTGAGCTTGAATcctttttctctgtattttttgcaatttttttagcTTTCACATCTTCTTCAACACTGCTTgaatcatcactatcatcatctgcattataatacatatttttaaAGAGTAATATTGGTCTAATTTGATACAACtctagctgtctgtctgtcagtcTGTCTTGAAATGTTATTCAGTTGTTCAGCAAAAAAGAGGGTGCTGTACCTGAGCTAGACTCCGtctttccatttatttttggttttgCTTTTTCATCTTCGCTACTTTCATCCTCACTACTGTCCTCTTCTGAAAcaacaaaagtttttttttttttggaaagctTATAAATACTGCCtgctcatttggtaattttatattattattattttcatattaTATTTTGCCCTCCTTTAcaaattatgttttattttcaggtAGAAAACTTTTGTTAGGAAGCAAAACTTTATTGTACAGTATCAGTCTCTTCCAATGATTGCatataatatttttctaaGGTTTGACTTACACGATGTCAAATGTACCTAACCTTACAACGTCAAATGCTGCattttaaacgtttttttgttaaaaaatagaATGGTTTCTACCTAAAAGCTTGATTCTTTCTGAACTTGTTTTGATGGCGTTTTGACTGGCTttgcttattttttctttgcttCCTCACCTTCATCACTGCTATCACCTTCTGTAATGGAGTCATGACAGGTCAATGGAAAACTATATAATCTGCTTATACATTTTGTAAGCTCTAACTATATTCAATTTAATAACATAATCAAATTTATATAAACACGTAGCAAGACGTTCCCCAATAAAGATGTTTGATCAGTGCAGTACAGTTTTCTCAATTATAGTTTTGGAAGCTATTGTTTAAGCCTGTTACCTGTTTATAAATTTGTGATCTTTATTCActctaaaattaaaaatacagtACCTGAGCTAGATTCTTGTTTAGCTGGTGTCTTCTTTCCTTTCACATCAGCTTTTTTCTTGGGCTTTTCCTCTTCCTCATTGCTGCTATCATCTTctatagaaaaagaaatgactTCCCTTTTTAAACATATCCTGTATTATCTTCTTAACAAGGAACTATAACATTATGTGCATGCCCATGAAATGTGacataaaaaatcaaattGCAAGAGAGAAAATGATTTTATTGTGCTATATAAAATAACCTGAGCTAGATTCTTGTTTAGCTGGTGTCTTCTTCACTTTATCATCAGCTTTTTTCTTGGGCTTTTCTTCTTCCTCGTCGCTGCTATCATCTTCTTctatagaaaaagaaaagaattcCCTTGTTAAACATATCCTGTATTATAGTATATTCTTAACAAGGAACTATAAAATCATGTGCATGCCCATGAAATGTGACATAATAACCTGAGCTAGATTCTTGTTTAGCTTGTGTCTTCTTTCCTTTATTGTCAGCTTTTTTCTTGGGCTTTTCATCTTCCTCGTCGCTGCTATCATCTTCTTTtatggaaaaagaaaagaattcCCTTGTTAAACATATCCTGTATTACAGTATATTCTTAACAAGGAACTATAAAATCATGTGCATGCTCATGAAATGTGGCACAAACAATCAAATTGCAAGAGAGAAAATGATTTTATGGCGCTATATAAAATAACCTGAGCTAGATTCTTGTTTAGCTTGTGTCTTCTTTCCTTTATTGTCAGCTTTTTTCTTGGGCTTTTCATCTTTATCATCGCTGCTATCATCTTCTTCTATTAGGAAAAATTGTTAATCTTATACACAAGGAAATACAAATTTATGTAAATGTACAGGTGTCGCATACCCAGGATTGATTGATGGGGGTGCACAATCAtaagtatcatatggaaaaaggatagtgTATTTGACAATACTTTAAtcagaaatgacccactttttggcagccaaggggagggggtgtacCATGCACCCTACACAACCCCTGAGTATGGAAGTAATTTGTGTACATCCGTTGACAGCACTATCAAATTGTATACAATAAACTACTAAGTATGTACTGTGGCTCAAGTAACAGTGACAATACAAATGATTTATATAGTACAAACATGAATTTCATGCCCCTGACATCAAATCACCTGAACTAGATTCCTGCTTAGTAGGTGTCTTCTTTTCAACCTTTTTCTTTGGCTTTTCGTCTTCATCCTCGCCACTGCTATCATCATCTTTTATTTACAGTAAGAATGGTAGTTAAATGTGGTGAACAGTTTAACAGCATAGTTGAGGTAGACACCAATAGcaataaaaaagataataaagaaTGGTGCTAAATACCCGAACTAGAATCCTCGGTCGCCACCTTTTTTGCATCCATTTTAGGTTTCACTTTTTCCTCATCACTACTTgaatcatcatctttattaaAGTAAAGTTCATAATTTATATTCAACATACAAGAAATAAAGAGATTCACAGTTTGCATTATGTTGAGGCACATGATAACAATATATAAAAGTACAATTCTAATAATCAAATTACCTGAGCTAGAATCCTCAGTGGCAGCCTTTTTAGCATCCTTTTTAGGTTTAACTTCTTCCTCGTCACTGCTTGAATCATCctcttaagaaaaaaaagaaaatattaatttCAAACAAGATTAAAAGAAATCTCATCATGTGCAAGTGACTCAAGTTCTATATACTATAACAATACAACACGTACAAATAGTTTCACTCATAGATGCAGTACCTGAGCTCGAACCCTTAGTTGCCTTCTTAGTATCCTTTTTAACTTTCACTTCTTCATCACTGCTTGAATCGTCGTCTGCAGGGAAATAGGAGGATATAAATAGCATATCATATGAATTCTAGCCATTTGCCAACAGCACCAACATTGTAGTTATAAGCTTTTTGGCTACTGTCATCAGATGAGCCATCTTTTCGAAAGAAAAACAAGGAGGAATCAGAATGCAACTAAGGACTGTTCCAAAGTGGTTCTTccatttattcaatattttaagtAAAATCCACATAAAATCCTCTGCGCCACCTTTTTGGCATCCATTTTAGGTTTCACTTCTTCCTAATCACTACTCGAATCATCATCTTTAGAGTAAAGTTCATAATTTATATTCAACATACAAGAAATAAAGAGATTCACAGTTCGCATTATGTTGAGGCACATGATAACAATATATAAAAGTACAATTCTAATAATCAAATTACCTGAGCTAGAATCCTCAGTGGCAGCCTTTTTAGCATCCTTTTTAGGTTTAACTTCTTCCTCGTCACTGCTTGAATCATCCTcttaagaaagaaaaaagaaaatcaattTCAAACAAGATTTAAAGAAATCTCATCATGTGCAAGTGACTCAAGTTCTATATACTATAACACAATACAACACGTACAAATAGTTTCACTCATAGATGCAGTACCTGAGCTCGAACCCTTAGTTGCCTTCTTAGTATCCTTTTTAACTTTCACTTCTTCATCACTGCTTGAATCGTCGTCTGCAGGGGAATAGGAGGACACAAATAGCAATCAGATGAATTCTAAGCCCTTTGCCAACAGCACTAGTTATAAGCTTTTTGGCTACTGTCATTAGATGAGTCATCTTTtcgaaagaaaaacaagaaggAATCAGAATGCAACTAAGGACTGTTCCAAAATGGTTCTTCCATTTATTCAATATTATTAGTAAAATCCACATAGAAACCTAATATAACCCACAGCAGTAAGTGTGAGATGTTACAACAGTATGTACGAAAGGCAAACAAGGCAAATACACCCTCAAATTACCCTAAATTACAAATTACATTTATGAGGCCTCTTTTGCATAAAAATGGTTGAAATTTCCACAACAAACAGATACATTATCCAACTTCATGACAAAATTGTAATTTAACcatatctaaaaaaattcgaGGAATTCAGCTAATTACCGCTGGCTGTCAATTAAGCTGAAAATGCCTATTTTCACTCTAGAGAGAATGTTACCCAATATTAATTCAGTATATAATACCtaatgataaaataaaacttttcatCAGAGTGCgccaaaaaaattgaaatgcgAGAAGTTGGTTgcgaaaaatcaaaattaaagTTTCGCTCAAGATTATTCCGCAATGAAATATAAATCCATGGCACACTTTGATGAAAAGTTTCTAAATAATTTCTAGTTTTTGAAGGCCAAGTTTCAGTTTGATTGAATAAATTCTGATACAGATAGAGCATATTTTGAGAAAATCGAACGCACTGTTGTTTTGCACGAGCAGCAAGTGGCACAGCAGTATGAGAAATCAGAGAGCTTCTGATGACAAAACTTCAATCATTTCCTGGGAATCGTGACTTTGGAAAGGAGATTTGGTCAATATGTGTCAAACTAGCTGCATGGGTCCACTTTGATGGCCACTGTTTTTGAAGCTTGAGTATAAAATAATTGGTGCGAAACTTCCTTCACAAAGCAACTTTGATTTAGAATATCTCGAAAATGAAAAGCACTAAGACACTCAAATTTTCAGGATTTCATATTAATATTATACAAAGGCAATCTACTGTTAAAATTTAAAGGCAAGTTGTCTTTCCTTTCGTATCGCCTTAAAGCACAGCTCTTAAAATACTGGCTACCATGCCACTTTCTACATTATACAGTATGACAGTGGCACATATTTAACACTAATAATCACTATCAAATGTGATGACTCACGTGAAAACGTACCTTAGAGCTTCTCAATTCTGCGAATTAACCCGCGAAACGGGCGCGGGCGTTCCGCGAAACGGGCGCGAGCATTCCGCGAAATAAGCGTGAGCATTCCGCGAGATAAGCGCCAGCATTCCGATGGGCGCGAGCTTTCCGTGAGATAGGCACGAGAGTTCCGCGAGTCAGGCGCGAGCTTTTGCAAAACGGGCGCGAGCCTTTCGTTGTTGAGTCGCGAGCACATAATgtaacaatcggcaaaagggCTGAATCTTTCGATTTCCAAAGTCGGTGAAGTGCGATAGACATCTACTGAGATCTatacctaaaaaaaaagcctctCTTAGGatagaagtaaacaagtaCTGTAAGCAAGTATTTGAGTTTGGTTTCGTTGAGATCTCGAGTGCTAGCGAGGGAATCGAACGGCAAAGTTGCTACGATGCTACATCAAGACAATAGCGCTATTACCAATCGCATCTTGAGGGATAGCTTGATATCGACTCTGACAGTTTGACATTAGTCGGAAGATGTTTCGCTCGAAGCCTTGGTTGGTTCGCTAGAAGCCATATACTTGGTTAAGAAAACAACGTTTAAACATACTATGGTTTAAATATATAGAatcataaataaaattttattaaatcTAGTCGTagtaaagttatttttctacatatacactcgaacaacgaTG contains:
- the LOC116614186 gene encoding nucleolar and coiled-body phosphoprotein 1 isoform X14; amino-acid sequence: MAESIGVPSDTYPYIYAFLIENKLAKTAKLLKKEVGTELTSVDGKDGLMQWYEAWNQAHQVSHQAKRKRNDNKKSQPPRKKRKTEDVSSSSSDDDSSSDEEVKVKKDTKKATKGSSSEDDSSSDEEEVKPKKDAKKAATEDSSSDDDSSSDEEVKVKKDTKKATKGSSSEDDSSSDEEEVKPKKDAKKAATEDSSSDDDSSSDEEKVKPKMDAKKVATEDSSSDDDSSGEDEDEKPKKKVEKKTPTKQESSSEEDDSSDDKDEKPKKKADNKGKKTQAKQESSSEEDDSSDEEDEKPKKKADNKGKKTQAKQESSSEEDDSSDEEEEKPKKKADDKVKKTPAKQESSSEDDSSNEEEEKPKKKADVKGKKTPAKQESSSEEDSSEDESSEDEKAKPKINGKTESSSDDDSDDSSSVEEDVKAKKIAKNTEKKDSSSGDDSSDDDEEEKSKKKAVSKEKKTPAKQESSSDDSSSDDSSDEDTKMPTKSKLKNGTKTKAKEESSSSDSSSEDEPPAKRPKSAKVSKPVASSTPAVTASVKKDKKEKTPFRRVVEEEIEVDHRLTDNSFEAKKGASGDWGEKANKDLKFTKGKSFRHEKTKKKRGSYRGGNINTSVNSIKFDSD
- the LOC116614186 gene encoding nucleolar protein dao-5 isoform X11 yields the protein MAESIGVPSDTYPYIYAFLIENKLAKTAKLLKKEVGTELTSVDGKDGLMQWYEAWNQAHQVSHQAKRKRNDNKKSQPPRKKRKTEDVSSSSSDDDSSSDEEVKVKKDTKKATKGSSSEDDSSSDEEEVKPKKDAKKAATEDSSSDDDSSSDEEVKVKKDTKKATKGSSSEDDSSSDEEEVKPKKDAKKAATEDSSSDDDSSSDEEKVKPKMDAKKVATEDSSSDDDSSGEDEDEKPKKKVEKKTPTKQESSSEEDDSSDDKDEKPKKKADNKGKKTQAKQESSSDDSSDEEDEKPKKKADNKGKKTQAKQESSSEDDSSDEEEEKPKKKADDKVKKTPAKQESSSEDDSSNEEEEKPKKKADVKGKKTPAKQESSSEGDSSDEEDSSEDESSEDEKAKPKINGKTESSSDDDSDDSSSVEEDVKAKKIAKNTEKKDSSSGDDSSDDDEEEKSKKKAVSKEKKTPAKQESSSDDSSSDDSSDEDTKMPTKSKLKNGTKTKAKEESSSSDSSSEDEPPAKRPKSAKVSKPVASSTPAVTASVKKDKKEKTPFRRVVEEEIEVDHRLTDNSFEAKKGASGDWGEKANKDLKFTKGKSFRHEKTKKKRGSYRGGNINTSVNSIKFDSD
- the LOC116614186 gene encoding nucleolar and coiled-body phosphoprotein 1 isoform X18 translates to MAESIGVPSDTYPYIYAFLIENKLAKTAKLLKKEVGTELTSVDGKDGLMQWYEAWNQAHQVSHQAKRKRNDNKKSQPPRKKRKTEDVSSSSSDDDSSSDEEVKVKKDTKKATKGSSSEDDSSSDEEEVKPKKDAKKAATEDSSSDDDSSSDEEVKVKKDTKKATKGSSSEDDSSSDEEEVKPKKDAKKAATEDSSSDDDSSSDEEKVKPKMDAKKVATEDSSSDDDSSGEDEDEKPKKKVEKKTPTKQESSSEEDDSSDDKDEKPKKKADNKGKKTQAKQESSSEEDDSSDEEDEKPKKKADNKGKKTQAKQESSSEEDDSSDEEEEKPKKKADDKVKKTPAKQESSSDDSSNEEEEKPKKKADVKGKKTPAKQESSSEDSSEDESSEDEKAKPKINGKTESSSDDDSDDSSSVEEDVKAKKIAKNTEKKDSSSGDDSSDDDEEEKSKKKAVSKEKKTPAKQESSSDDSSSDDSSDEDTKMPTKSKLKNGTKTKAKEESSSSDSSSEDEPPAKRPKSAKVSKPVASSTPAVTASVKKDKKEKTPFRRVVEEEIEVDHRLTDNSFEAKKGASGDWGEKANKDLKFTKGKSFRHEKTKKKRGSYRGGNINTSVNSIKFDSD
- the LOC116614186 gene encoding nucleolar and coiled-body phosphoprotein 1 isoform X17; translation: MAESIGVPSDTYPYIYAFLIENKLAKTAKLLKKEVGTELTSVDGKDGLMQWYEAWNQAHQVSHQAKRKRNDNKKSQPPRKKRKTEDVSSSSSDDDSSSDEEVKVKKDTKKATKGSSSEDDSSSDEEEVKPKKDAKKAATEDSSSDDDSSSDEEVKVKKDTKKATKGSSSEDDSSSDEEEVKPKKDAKKAATEDSSSDDDSSSDEEKVKPKMDAKKVATEDSSSDDDSSGEDEDEKPKKKVEKKTPTKQESSSEEDDSSDDKDEKPKKKADNKGKKTQAKQESSSDDSSDEEDEKPKKKADNKGKKTQAKQESSSEEDDSSDEEEEKPKKKADDKVKKTPAKQESSSEDDSSNEEEEKPKKKADVKGKKTPAKQESSSEEDSSEDESSEDEKAKPKINGKTESSSDDDSDDSSSVEEDVKAKKIAKNTEKKDSSSGDDSSDDDEEEKSKKKAVSKEKKTPAKQESSSDDSSSDDSSDEDTKMPTKSKLKNGTKTKAKEESSSSDSSSEDEPPAKRPKSAKVSKPVASSTPAVTASVKKDKKEKTPFRRVVEEEIEVDHRLTDNSFEAKKGASGDWGEKANKDLKFTKGKSFRHEKTKKKRGSYRGGNINTSVNSIKFDSD